The genomic interval ttttgtttagcCGAAGATGGCCCCAAACCAGCGAAATAGCATTCTCCATGTTAAACCATCTCACTCTCTCTCTGTGACTAAAAACTGAAGTTCAAACCCATGCTTTGTGTTAAACCACAAGGCAGTTTAATTGTCCCCAAatgcatgtactgtgtacaGCTGTGATCTTGGTTTGAGCCAACTCAGCTATTGGAAATACCGATCAACATTGTGCTTGTAAGTAATCAACAGGTGAAAAGGTGAGAAACAGGTGTGCAAACTTTGAGGCCTTGGAGACATGTTTGATGGCAAATTTTTGTGTCGAATTCTGTGACAGATTTGCTGGGGCAAGTACATCAACTTCCAGATGGATTGCGCTCTGATGCTGGTTAAGGTCGTgcttggccgaacaaaattttgtcaaatctAACATGAGAGTAATCTCACTAAAGTATACAGGTTCTTTACTAGGGGAGGTGGGTAACTCTTGGGCAGCACTCTTGCTGAATCCATAACCCATAGCAGTAACACAATTTCTGGAGTACTATATTTTGATTCAAGTcaaaaaacagataaatatatgatatcaaaaatatttctctaatGCAATCGCAGCTTGGTTTATGAGGGGAGGGAACTCTTCCCTACTTCCCAAAAGTGCTGAAAACCCctctgaggtacatgtaagactgtTGCCAATTTGGTGAGAGCTTGATTTGAACTCGCAACCTGTTTGGTTAATTTACAATGCTTAAAGCCTCCTTGTGTTTATCCTCGttgaaacatttattaatttttttcaacagttcagtggttgtaggtttccccccaGGCACAGCTCattttcatcccaccataaagctTTCCCAGgacatacaagtgaaatactcttgagtatgggaTAAAACTCAGATTACAtgagtaaatgtatatgtttgaatTTTCAGATAGCCTCAAGTTTTGGGAGGGCATCATAGCCTTGGGACTGATGGAAGATTTCATGAAGGAAATTAAAATCTCATTAGACATTCTGAAACAGAGACTGGTTCATCCGTCTGGGGATATTGAGAGAGGTAAGGACGTATGGACTCATGGAATTGAGGGCAAAAGAACtttatgtcagatgaaagaccattaaacatgAACCAGTAAAATGGTTTGAAAACGTTAGAGTCTATCATGGTGTgcagtgacccagagggtatagCTGAGGGTATAAGAGCTGGCTTCAGAGACCAGGTCATGACCCTGTTATCTCAACACTGAAATTGTTATCTATTTCCACAGCTGATAACAGTTTACATGCAAGATGAGTTTCCTAATGTCTATAATCTTGAAAtcgtaagaccttaaaaagccAAATTGAGAATGAGAAactacattgttctgcagtaaagaaccAGTGcacaaattttaatatttctagAACAAAGgcattttatttgtagctgtgtttgaatttttgactaaagtcttaagacgtttgataaatatggaaCCTGGAGAACAGGTTTATCATGCATACTGTGGGATGATCTGTAAGGCAACCTGAGTATGTAAAATAAAGCTGACACTGTCTCAGAGAAATCTGTTAACCAGTGGCTTTATAATATTgctcttcctctccggccgtacctgggaaggtcttccagcaatctgctgatggtcgtgggtttcccccgggctctgtccggtttcctctcaccataatgctggctgccgttgtataagtgaaatatatttgaatacgGTTGaaaacataatcaaataaatgaataaataaatatgtcttgtGTTATTGCAGAGGCAGTGAAGCTGTCCAGTGTGGTCAAGGACTTGGGGTTGTTTCGAGTTCTACATGAGAAAATGGTGGACCTACAGAGGGAAACTCACGAACAGCAATACAGACTGAACGCCGAAATCTCAGGTATCCGTCTTATCATGCTATGGTGCGAAATTCTGGTGGGGAATGTAAATGTCCACATATTGATGTCTTCATGTATTTCGTCAGCTCAGATTATAGTTTGTGacggtatacatgtaagtcgtACATGCTCGTCATATACCCCAAATTACCATatatttcgtccatgactaacttgaccatttttcctgattctagAGAGTTtagttgattttagaaagatgttttgagaattgcttggaacatgggatgatattccactggaaaattgtgagtttcagtgaaaaaaatagtgttttttttgacatttatttgtcttcagaaatgcacttttgtgggtgaaatctGAGGTGATTTAGGGTGTATGGGTGTggagagtacagatctgtatccATGGATACAACACAAATAATATATCGTTCATTACAACTCCCGtttggtgggaaggtctgtcagcaacctgcggatggttgtgggttttcccgtgggctctgcccggtttccacccaccataattctggccccccccccccccgtcgtataagtgaaatattcttgagtatggcgtaaaactcccgTTTGCTGCTGTGGTACAGTTACCCTCTCCATGCAGAGGCTTTCATTCTTGCAGCAACTTCTTCTGCTGAAAGTGAGCACACATCTTACACAGATGcataattaacataatccagagCGACCAATGGAAACGTCCGTACCATAGTAACCTGTagtaacatgttgttgttgttgtaaagttcCTGCGAATGAACGAATGGAAGGTGAAGAATTCTTCAAATTCTAGCAAAGTGAAAGTAACATATGCTGATTATTTATGATTGATTTTGGGCCATTAGTGATGCCGGGTGTTGCTGAAGTAGTTGATATTTAGGTGGAAATGCGAAGCTCCTCAATCGACATGACCTCTCTGTGGTCATGTCGAATGAATAtgaatgaatattcatgaagagatgtgaatgaatattcatgaagagACGACTCCACATCATCCAGTGAAATCTTGGATGTCATCACTTTTCACACGTATCAAAAATCCAGGTGTCTTTTGACAGAGCGTAGAACCAACAGAACGATCCAATTGtttggattattatttttattattagtCAGtatgtaaaattgcaatatcttgaaaactggtaaagttacaaaaaacaaacttcaGAGTTTATAAATAGTGGAAGGAAAAAAGGTACTAACAAAAAtagcataaaaaataaacatatagggcctatatacatgtaggcctgcaaACAACGAGACAAGGCCTATCCTCAAAAATGGGTTTGCaggaaaatatttttccttaaataaattaataaattaatgaagggaatactgaaaaaaaaaagatgttaaaactgtttaattttccgAGTTATAATGTGGCTGAAATTACTCAAGCATATCAGACACGTATTATCATGTGATGTCGCTAATCCTCGTAGTCTGGATTAGAGATTAAGACAgcgggggatggattatcactatgtaagaaAACGACATTCGCACGTGTTTTAAACAGCATTCAGAGAAGTGCCGGTTGTTTTCGCAAAAGCTGTTTACTGTCGAGTGAGCACTTTTAATCAACTGGCAAAGTAGCTGGTCACATTTTAAGCAGTTGGAACGTACAATATAAATTCACAATGATTGGAGCCCGTCATTAATGTTTGATTAACGCAGTCAAGCAACACAATTAGTTTCAGATTTTTTGTGGCTTTAATCGCCATCTGTAGAAACTGCTATCAACCATTATGTACAGTTGGTCATTGCATTGTTGTGTACAGTTCATATTTTGTTAGAAgttcactcattggtccacaggaaACCAACGGCCAATGGGAAAGCGTGTATCAAAGtgacattcattggaagccagcacgtgttgtatctacttttctttcactttcctgGCATACTGAAGATTGATCATACTAAATACAAATGGACTCCTACTTCGTTATATACCAACTAAACCTTATCATCATgctttgaatatatttaaagcctaattttaatttaattacatcCAATACACGCATGACCACTTTAGCTTGTCAGGGATGCAGCCGttggtgattgattgattgattgattggtgagaggctcctgggtcattacgctgcgctagcgcactaaccgactgttGGTGATTGAAGTCGACCGCTCATCATAtatttttgattgctgtttgagTATTTGTACCAGAAAGACACAccattgagttttttttttaatattatatatataatattcagtttttaactgaattttgcCACCAAATAGCGTGGTCTAAAATCGACATGCATGAATCCCTGACATGTAGCATCTGAGAGCAATGTTTATTACCTTTTCACTGGTCTTCACACAATCCCCAGTGGACATTGTATCTAGCTGGCTGTGGTTCAAATCCATATAATTCCTGCCAatcttttttttgcttttttccccTCATTATCATGAATTTTGTAGCCTTTAGGCCACCAGATGTAGTAAAACAAGTAACGGTGTtagataacagctttaattctAATTATTTATATCTGATTTTCACTTCAGTTCTAGAAAAGCAATGGAGCGAAACACAGAAGCGTAAAGGCAACTTGGCAAAGAGGCAACAGTTGTTAGATCAAGTGAAGACCAGCTCCAGAATCAAGAAGCGTAATGGAGTACAACGAACAGATGTATTAGCGCCCAGAAAACATGTCAGCCATCCCCTGAGcaaaaatctggaaagagcaaGGAGCGGGTCACCATTAGCAACCAAGACCCAGGACTCCACGATCATTATAACTGTGAACGAGGGAGTGGATGGGGAGTCGTGCGTCCCAACGCCATCAGAAAACGAAGATTTTCTGGTCACCATAACATCTGGGCGCACTGCGGTCACTATGGAAGATGGCCTGAAGGACAAGATTCTGAATGAAAGGCAGCAGGAGTTAGATGGTGACATGGAGGTGAAGGACCCCCTGCAAATCAAAACAGAAACCCCCATAGGAGGTAAAAGGAAATATGAAGACAGTGAAATTGTGTCGAATGGCTCAAGTCGGAGAAAGCGGCAGCAAGCTGAAAGGATTGTCAATGCGCAAGAAGATGAATGAAGAAGGAGGCTTTAATTTCGGTTTTCGTGATGTTTTTTTTGGCTACCAGTATTGAAGACTTTAAATCCATGGTGAAGTGTTGAATTTTTATGATTATTCACTGTCTGTTTCTCATTCGCATTCCCATGACATGCAATAatgcagctgttgttgttgactttTCTATCAACAAACCAATTGTGATTTACATTACCGGTACCAGATTACCAGCTAAGAAAGTTTTACCATTTCTAAAATGTCGTGTACATAGGAAAAGTTTCAGAtaatcatttcattcattttcagaaACATGTGCATGATCATTCAGTCTTGTTAGAATTGTCTGTATTCATGTTATTGTATC from Liolophura sinensis isolate JHLJ2023 chromosome 3, CUHK_Ljap_v2, whole genome shotgun sequence carries:
- the LOC135464159 gene encoding uncharacterized protein LOC135464159, whose product is MLTEVKYTPTHTPKTVTHVLDMPSSPWSGSGPIITEVLGGQEHTYCNLSNDGESDSESSGLRPNQLFMNTPNKPLVCVMEDNSASGVHIKSEPLSPAPSPKPNGQVDDMVSENFGLDELMELADRKHSVCKPVTDAVEDSLKFWEGIIALGLMEDFMKEIKISLDILKQRLVHPSGDIEREAVKLSSVVKDLGLFRVLHEKMVDLQRETHEQQYRLNAEISVLEKQWSETQKRKGNLAKRQQLLDQVKTSSRIKKRNGVQRTDVLAPRKHVSHPLSKNLERARSGSPLATKTQDSTIIITVNEGVDGESCVPTPSENEDFLVTITSGRTAVTMEDGLKDKILNERQQELDGDMEVKDPLQIKTETPIGGKRKYEDSEIVSNGSSRRKRQQAERIVNAQEDE